In Deferribacter autotrophicus, the sequence ATTAAATGAAAATGGGGTAAAAAATATCCAAACGTAATAAAATCGTGTGAAACCCATTGGTTGGAACTTTCAACGTTATTTGCCCGTATCGCTGACATTCGGACAGTGATATCGTTTTTATTCGGACACCCGTATCGGAAACATTCGGACACCATAGCGCTACTATTCGGACACCTTGAGTTAAGCAGAACTAACCTCTAAACTCTCCCTAAACTAAACAAGGGGGAGTAACAATGAAGAGGTTAGCTATGGCATCAGTAAAAGAGGTATTACGGTTAAGATTTCAACATGGATTGTCATATCGTGCAATTAGTAGAGCTTTAGAAATTCCGAAATCAACGGTATCTGATTACTGCACCCGTTTTCAAATAACGGGATTATCGATAGAAGAAGGGTTAAAACTTTGGCTTGTAAAGGCTTATAACAGATCAGGGATAAAAACTTGTTTTGTTGATTTTAAGCCTAACATGAAAATTGAGTTTGAAGATTACGTTTTAGAAAACATAGAAAAGTTAAAACACATGACTTTTGACGAGTTAATGAAACATTTACAGGAAAAGGGCTACAGTGTAGCAAGCAATAAACTGAAGAATTTTTGGTATAGGCATTTCATTTGTAAAAAAATTAAATAAGATAAATTATCTTGTCGATTTTTTTCCAATATGATATAAAGAATATAGTGTTGCTTGACAAATGAATATTTTTTTGTGATTGGGTGATTAAAAATTAGGCAAAAATTGATGGGATGTGAAGAAATGGGAAGGTTGAAAGTAGAAAATTTAGGTAAAGTTTTTATATAGCAAGTAGTTATACGATTTTTTAAAGTTCTCTTTTGATTTTATGGCATAAAAATAAAATCCTGTACTATCAATAAATTATCTACGGTTTATGAATTGTGAACACGAAATTTTTTATTATTAATTATCAGTAAGTTATAAAAACAGGGGTATCCCCTGGAAAAGATAGCAAAAAATAAAACGGAGAACTTTAAAAATAGGTTGCTAACGTATTGTCAATTTAATATTTAAAAAATGTACTGTTGAAATTTGTTACCCTGTTCGAAGGGATTGCGACTGTTGTATCTGAGATGTCAGCAAAAAGTTGAAATGCAATAAGTTGAAATTTGTTACCCTGTTCGAAGGGATTGCGACCTTTCAAGTCATCAAGATTT encodes:
- a CDS encoding sigma-70 family RNA polymerase sigma factor, translating into MKRLAMASVKEVLRLRFQHGLSYRAISRALEIPKSTVSDYCTRFQITGLSIEEGLKLWLVKAYNRSGIKTCFVDFKPNMKIEFEDYVLENIEKLKHMTFDELMKHLQEKGYSVASNKLKNFWYRHFICKKIK